From Anoplopoma fimbria isolate UVic2021 breed Golden Eagle Sablefish chromosome 11, Afim_UVic_2022, whole genome shotgun sequence, one genomic window encodes:
- the LOC129098077 gene encoding uncharacterized protein LOC129098077 yields MTVKVQGLHAIEELRVNVRGQWTPLVELAEQCGYTFDRQDAEIIIAAAFFTCGIKVKDGKYTLSLQIGEKTFTLACPVSPPEELPHQPVVNGPHPLTRGPAEHTPEALEPFPWAPPFYLAPPYYPHPTYHHKYHRPDRHTADIPPTPSSSTPDPMFVPQPLPAVDSLSDYQNYYSHLIPVSVHSSLSSTDDTKDSGRVYPDLQGPPVLGVSERHSAAHSLSSDTGLAIQVESPPPLQPPSHAFNPYYHYYHHPKIPLPGPPQDSDPGPEAPGELSLTNPNNPEYPVLPPNKQQSEALRRVKTHQFLQPETEAAPHPSTLPTSPPRASAPYPPDSPQPYQYHYSYFFPHIARGEAGRLAPINPDTAGKNYLSDQSSKSSAFVNLLPRSSQVNDKYNLNTNIESQNADKIIIFQNNMPEGIKHPLLSEEDDDIKVDLDDKKRLSAPAAPGVQPPLPPTYLPRPNAVVAAPPPEQPSFPTPPPNHNHPPYPYYYHPYYHYYQMYYGPESLLNADNHVSPTSSKEALEHLARASSSLSQFPSYPNHQTTTPPTKSTYAVYNGPLHPYYYHYSHHNTKQQPYDAFGRPGGEESGERLDNGMKDCTVGQHVIFAVPDSVMEPTVAPPSELSNVSCTLQKLTSDIYTVPLDGCGVSKHVRNTSMHNPIKVFGQTVVHLLEVYGIHSLQQDHSSELEKSPVRLMVECSSSPGSSGEVRLHVMDQPTPPPVHSTPATLIVLLRIATDESFTSFHPEAHLPLSLMRGRPVYVEVSLLDPPVPGLVLLVHSCLAYTQAPYASWMLVYDSCDSQLLPSLHSGPHHIRRFAISGFLPLHSESPSCTAEGGYSHLEDPEIYFFCLTEVCSAADGDCTVGYINSPNSDAWAMK; encoded by the exons ATGACCGTCAAAGTGCAGGGACTCCATGCTATAGAGGAGCTTAGGGTAAATG TCCGAGGACAATGGACCCCTCTGGTGGAGTTAGCCGAGCAGTGTGGCTACACATTTGACAGACAAGATGCAGAGATTATAATCGCTGCTGCATTCTTTACGTGTGGCATCAAAGTAAAG GATGGGAAATACACACTTTCTCTTCAGATAGGAGAGAAGACCTTCACACTGGCCTGTCCCGTCTCTCCCCCTGAAGAACTCCCCCATCAGCCTGTGGTCAACGGCCCTCATCCTCTAACCAGAGGGCCAGCAGAGCACACGCCAGAAGCCCTGGAACCATTTCCTTGGGCCCCACCTTTTTACTTGGCCCCGCCTTACTATCCACACCCCACATATCACCACAAGTATCATCGTCCTGATAGACACACCGCAGATATCCCTCCTACTCCCTCATCTTCGACTCCTGACCCTATGTTTGTTCCTCAGCCTCTCCCTGCTGTTGATTCCCTCTCAGACTATCAGAACTATTACTCTCACCTGATTCCTGTCAGTGTCCACAGTTCTCTGTCATCTACAGATGATACGAAGGATTCAGGTCGGGTGTATCCAGATCTGCAAGGACCTCCCGTGTTGGGTGTCTCTGAGAGGCACAGTGCTGCCCATTCCCTCTCCTCAGACACAGGCTTAGCGATTCAAGTTGAATCCCCACCTCCTCTCCAGCCCCCCAGCCATGCCTTCAATCCATACTATCACTACTACCATCACCCTAAAATCCCTCTTCCTGGCCCACCTCAAGACTCTGATCCAGGTCCAGAGGCTCCAGGAGAACTGTCTTTAACTAATCCTAATAACCCTGAATATCCGGTGTTGCCCCCCAACAAGCAGCAGTCTGAGGCTCTCCGCAGGGTCAAAACACACCAGTTCCTTCAGCCTGAGACTGAGGCTGCTCCTCATCCTTCCACCCTTCCAACTAGCCCTCCCAGAGCCTCTGCACCATATCCACCTGATTCTCCACAGCCCTACCAATACCACTACTCCTATTTCTTTCCACATATTGCAAGGGGTGAGGCCGGAAGATTGGCTCCTATAAATCCCGACACGGCAGGAAAAAACTATTTGTCTGATCAGAGCTCAAAGTCTAGTGCCTTTGTTAATCTACTTCCTCGCTCATCACAAGTAAATGACAAATACAACTTAAATACTAACATTGAGTCACAAAATGCAGATAAAATTATTATCTTTCAAAACAATATGCCAGAAGGGATCAAGCATCCACTTTTGtctgaagaagatgatgatatAAAAGTAGATCTGGATGACAAAAAGAGACTCTCTGCCCCAGCGGCCCCAGGAGTCCAACCTCCCCTCCCCCCGACTTACCTTCCTCGACCCAACGCTGTTgttgcagctcctcctcctgaacAACCCTCCTTCCCCACTCCACCACCCAACCATAATCATCCTCCTTACCCATACTACTACCACCCTTATTATCACTACTATCAGATGTATTATGGCCCTGAGAGTTTACTCAACGCTGACAATCACGTGTCTCCAACTTCCTCCAAAGAAGCTTTAGAGCATCTAGCTCGAGCGTCTTCCTCCCTTTCTCAGTTTCCATCCTATCCCAATCATCAAACTACTACTCCACCTACAAAATCAACATATGCTGTTTACAATGGGCCCCTACATCCTTACTACTATCATTATTCCCATCATAATACTAAGCAACAACCATATGATGCTTTTGGACGTCCTGGTGGAGAAGAATCAGGAGAGAGGCTGGATAATGGAATGAAAG actgtACAGTGGGACAGCATGTAATCTTTGCGGTGCCGGACTCTGTGATGGAGCCCACAGTGGCCCCTCCCTCTGAGCTCAGTAATGTGTCCTGCACACTGCAGAAGCTGACCTCTGACATCTACACTGTACCCCTGGACGGCTGTGGAGTAAGCAAACATGTAAGGAACACTTCTATGCACAACCCCATAAAG GTTTTTGGTCAGACAGTGGTTCATCTGTTGGAAGTCTATGGTATCCACTCTCTTCAACAAGACCACAGCTCTGAGCTAGAGAAATCTCCTGTCAG GTTGATGGTGGAATGTAGTTCCTCCCCGGGTTCTTCTGGTGAAGTGAGGCTCCATGTGATGGATCAACCCACTCCACCTCCCGTTCACTCTACACCAGCCACTCTCATTGTGCTACTGAGAATTGCCACAG ATGAGTCCTTCACCAGCTTCCACCCCGAGGCTCACCTGCCTCTGAGCCTCATGCGAGGCAGACCAGTTTACGTGGAGGTGAGTCTGCTGGACCCTCCAGTTCCAGGCCTGGTGCTGCTGGTCCACTCCTGCCTGGCTTACACTCAAGCTCCATACGCCAGCTGGATGCTGGTCTATGATAG CTGTGATTCACAGCTGCTTCCTTCCCTGCACTCTGGCCCCCACCACATCCGGAGGTTCGCCATCTCTGGCTTCCTGCCTCTTCACTCAGAAAGTCCCTCATGCACGGCTG
- the LOC129098517 gene encoding peripheral myelin protein 22-like → MLILLAAIFVLHIIGIILLLVATIDNAWWMTESVSTDVWARWVQESGVWNYTDLPTIPSYPSDYLQAVQASSVLACIFSILGIFVFVAQLFTLPKGERFTISGFFQLLASLCIMIAASIYTDRFHLDEKNGWYGHCFILAWISFALTFISSIIYFVLRKKTA, encoded by the exons ATGCTGATTCTCCTCGCTGCCATCTTTGTCCTTCACATCATTggcatcatcctcctcctggtGGCCACCATCGACAAT GCCTGGTGGATGACCGAATCCGTGTCCACTGACGTGTGGGCCCGCTGGGTGCAAGAAAGCGGAGTGTGGAACTACACTGATCTTCCCACAATCCCATCCTATCCATCGG ATTACCTCCAGGCAGTGCAGGCCAGCTCAGTGCTAGCTTGTATATTCTCCATCCTTGGCATCTTCGTGTTCGTGGCTCAGCTCTTCACCCTCCCAAAAGGAGAGAGGTTCACAATCTCCGGCTTCTTCCAGCTCCTTGCAA GCCTGTGCATCATGATCGCAGCCTCCATCTACACAGACCGCTTCCACCTCGACGAAAAGAACGGTTGGTACGGTCACTGCTTCATCCTGGCGTGGATCTCATTCGCCCTCACGTTTATCTCCTCCATAATTTACTTTGTGCTACGCAAAAAGACGGCATGA
- the LOC129099103 gene encoding germ cell-specific gene 1-like protein, protein MAFLQQMRSPRLSFIQTVVSLFTGGLALMSSYWCTGKQKVPKPLCSPNKHSNCIPVPGLSNSSTVQFSWETGDDRFVFPAFHTGLFLICEEDIYEDDSEEKCRGFHTLTPGSEKAMMWLSLSLEIMYVGLLLISCTLLSMQLCIRAWCPSTQRWGQLLNAFAAVFTVLGGLLGMVGHMMYMQVFQTTASMGPEDFKPHSYGYSWAFYMAWFAFTVCMSAGVSTLNNYTKKVLMVGPRHSPSLNACSFNFVGLLPPYYTPAHPAVALACPPSPPRISHLSPYYDPPAAALRASTSRLAHSHSLPLPHSESFPPPPSHPAPASPYHRLSLPSPSPSPTPSVSVHLTLPGHQESHYGPEEDYSPL, encoded by the exons ATGGCGTTCCTGCAGCAGATGCGCTCCCCCCGCCTCTCCTTCATCCAGACCGTCGTGTCCCTCTTCACGGGCGGCCTCGCCCTCATGTCCTCCTACTGGTGCACGGGTAAACAGAAGGTGCCCAAGCCCCTCTGTTCGCCCAACAAGCACAGCAACTGCATCCCCGTTCCGGGCCTCTCCAACTCCTCCACCGTCCAGTTCTCCTGGGAGACCGGGGACGACCGCTTTGTCTTCCCCGCCTTTCACACGGGCCTGTTCCTCATCTGCGAGGAAGACATCTACGAAGACGATTCGG AGGAGAAGTGTCGAGGGTTTCATACGTTGACTCCAGGATCTGAAAAAG CTATGATGTGGCTGTCTCTGTCGTTGGAGATCATGTATGTGGGTCTGCTGTTAATCAGCTGCACACTGCTGTCCATGCAGTTGTGTATCAGGGCCTGGTGCCCCTCAACGCAGCGCTGGGGCCAGCTGCTCAACGCTTTCGCTGCCGTCTTCACAGTCCTGGGAG GTCTGCTTGGGATGGTTGGTCACATGATGTACATGCAGGTGTTTCAAACCACAGCCTCAATGGGTCCAGAAGACTTCAAGCCTCACAGCTATGGCTACTCCTGGGCATTCTA TATGGCCTGGTTTGCCTTCACGGTCTGCATGTCAGCCGGCGTCTCCACTCTGAACAACTACACCAAGAAGGTGCTGATGGTGGGACCCAGGCATAGCCCCAGCCTCAACGCCTGCAGCTTTAACTTCGTGGGCCTCCTGCCACCTTATTACACCCCTGCGCACCCAGCCGTCGCCCTGGCCTGCCCCCCGTCTCCCCCCCGGATCTCCCACTTGTCCCCCTACTACGATCCCCCTGCAGCGGCCTTACGGGCCTCCACGTCGAGGCTCGCGCACTCCCACTCCCTGCCTCTCCCTCACTCCGaatccttccctcctcccccctcccacccTGCGCCTGCATCCCCGTACCACCGCCTCTCCCTCCCATCTCCGTCTCCATCCCCCACACCGTCCGTCTCAGTCCACCTGACGCTGCCAGGACACCAGGAGAGCCATTACGGGCCCGAGGAGGACTACAGCCCACTTTGA